CACAGTTACCTCATGTCCTTTCTTGGTCAGGTAGTTTGCCATTCCCAACGAAGAACCCAATGCATCGGCATCGGGTTTGACATGAGTGGTGATGAATATTTTTTTGGGTGAAGAAATCTCTCTCTTAAACGAGGCTAAAGCTTCCATTTTATACATTTAGCTGCTTTTTGGCTCTTGTAGTCCGCAAAGGTCAGGAAATTTTTGACAATTCCCAATTATAGTAGTGTGCTGATAATTAATAAGATAAGTCCTTACCTGACTAAAACATCTATTGAACCAGCTGAATTTCTCATGAATGGAAAAATTATAAAGGTTATATCCTTGCCTCAACAAGTTAAAAAGCGTTCAATATTAAGCAGCTATTTTGATAATCTGTGCTTTCATTCATTTAAAATTGAACAAATAAACGTCGGGGTCTGCCTCATATGAAAGACCAAACATTCTATCGTTTTCTTCATCTATAGCCATAGAAATGATAGGCTGTTTAAACTGATAAACTTTTTCTATTATTCCTTGATAACTCATAATGAATAGTTTAGAATTGTATCCTAGCTCCCCAAGCTTCCTCCCCGGTTCTCCAAAATAAAGCAAGTATATATAATTATCGCCTGGATAGCTATCCAAATAAAAGGCTTTGTTATTACGGTTGACATTAGGCATTGGGTATCCAAGTGAATAATCTACAGTATATTCTGGGTAAGAGTTTTCAGGTCCACTTATTTGGATCATTTCATGAGTTTCCAAATCAACGATTTCTATATAATCTCTCTGGGAACCTGCAACTACTCCTATTCGTTTAGACAAGTTTACGTGTTTTTTACCTTGATGTAAACTAGAGAAAACACTAGACGGCACCCCTGGTCGATCCGCATAATCTTGCCACTTTCCCCACGTTGCGATAGTGTCTCCTTTTATTGAAAGCTCAAAATACTGATCCTCATGGTCGACCATATTTGCCCATACAGTACTATCAGACGCCCAGGTCATATCTGCCACATAGTAGAAGGGCTCTAAACGACTGTATTCTTTATCAGCTAAAAAACTGGAATCATGAAGATCAAATCTATAATAAGATTTCTGCTGAAGATCATATGCCCAAAACTTGCCTGGCTCTCCACGATCTTCCATCTTCCTGACATTTGTCAATTCACCAGGACCAAATCCATTGTAACCCTTAGAATTAACTAACCTAAAATTTTCATCCTCCTTATAGATGTGTATTTGAAACTCATTACTTGTCTCAGATACTACAAGCATCCCTTCTTTGTACAAAAGGCCTCTAGGGTCTAAAAAACCGTCAAGCCTCAACTTTTCTCCATTGATTTCCTTCGCGTCGGGAAGATCTTCCCATGTAAATTGTGTAAAATTTTCAAAACTGCGGTCTGCTTTCTGACTACAGCTAGTGAGATTAAATATAAGAAAGTATATAAAAAATAATTTTTTCATAATGAGTAAGGAAAGAGGCTGCCTCCAATAAAAGAGATAGCCTCTATTGAAAATTAATTAACCTTCACCATCTTCATCAAGTGTACAAGTATCCCTACCAGACGTCCAAACCGACTCTGGAATATTCATTCCGATGGGGTGAAAACAAGAATTTGGAATGTCTTTACAACATAATCCTCCCCATTCATTTGCTTCTACTGGTGATGGCTGAAACGAAATCGCTCCTGCGATCATCACCAACGCTACTAACAATTTTTTCATAAAACTGGGATTTTGGTTAAAAGATCTCCGAATTTAAAAAAAATGAATTATCCAAAAAATCACAAGGTAAGTACCCACGATTTCCTAAAGGGTTTATCCAATTCAGAACATGGCTAGTTGAATGATTTTCATCTCACTGTATTTGAACAAAATAGCCGTTAATTCCCGCTAATTTTTCGGATTACTATTGGGATTCCACTATTTTTGCGCCCGATTTAAACCAATGAAATACCAATAACATGGCAACTAACAGAACATTCACCATGATCAAGCCTGACGCATTTGCGGCAGGAAATTCTGGAGCTATCCTTAAAATGATCGAAGAAGCAGGCTTCAAAATCGTAGCCATGAAAGCTACCCAATTGACTCCGGCTCTAGCTGGTAAATTCTACGAAGTTCACGCAGAAAGACCTTTCTACGCTGATCTTTGCGCTTATATGTCTTCTGGACCTATCATCGCGGCGATACTGGAAAAAGAAAATGCAGTAGAAGATTTCAGAAAACTCATCGGCGCTACCAACCCTGCCGATGCAGCAGAAGGAACTATCCGTAAGATCTTCGCTAAGTCTATCGAAGCCAATGCAGTACACGGTTCTGACTCAGACGAAAACGCAGCTATCGAAGGGGCATTCTACTTCTCTCAAACAGAAAGAATAGGTTAATTCTACAGAAAATAATTTCGAAAGCACCTCAATTTGGGGTGCTTTTTTTGATTAAAGTCAATTTTGATTTAACCGCAGGGAGCGCAGAGGTTTCACGGAGGGCGCAGAGAAGTGTTATTCATCTTTTCTAGAACTTAGACTAGTTCATCCCAATCCAGTCCCGTAAGGGTCCAACTACAGGTAGCTATAATGAATTGAGAAGTGGAAGCTGTGCCTTTAAGTACAGCCCTCAAAAATTCAGTAATTTTAATCACTGAGCACACGGCGGATAACACAAAGGCCACAATTCTGGATTTTCCTACTTTTCCATTATCCAGACTAGTTTGCCCCAATTCAGTCCCGGTAGGGACCAACTATGGCTAGATAAATTGAATTAAGTAGTAGTAGCTGTGCCTTTAGGTACAGCCCTCAAAAATTCAGTAATTTTAATCACTAAGCACACGGCGGATAACACAAAGGCCACATGTCTGGATTATCCTACTTTTCCATTATCCAGACTAGTTTGCCCCAATTCAGTCCCGTTAGGGACCAACTATGGGTAGCTATAATGAATTGAGAAGTGGAAGCTGTGCCTTTAAGTACAGCCCTCAAAAATTCCGTAATTTTAATCACTAAGCACATGGCGGATAACACAAAGGCCACATTTCTGGATTATCCTTTTTCTCCAGAAGCCCTAGAGTCAAAAGTCTCCCCTCTGCTACTCAGGAACATCCACTGTTTTCAGGCAAATTCCACATTTTACTTAAAAACCAAACCACTTACGTACGCCAGACACTTAGTATGAAAAAATACGTATGAAGCTGATTCCAATATAAAAATAGACCTTAAAACCACATCAATAGCACTTTTTCACTTTAATAGCTATTTAAAATTACTTATT
This genomic window from Algoriphagus sp. TR-M9 contains:
- a CDS encoding BF3164 family lipoprotein yields the protein MKKLFFIYFLIFNLTSCSQKADRSFENFTQFTWEDLPDAKEINGEKLRLDGFLDPRGLLYKEGMLVVSETSNEFQIHIYKEDENFRLVNSKGYNGFGPGELTNVRKMEDRGEPGKFWAYDLQQKSYYRFDLHDSSFLADKEYSRLEPFYYVADMTWASDSTVWANMVDHEDQYFELSIKGDTIATWGKWQDYADRPGVPSSVFSSLHQGKKHVNLSKRIGVVAGSQRDYIEIVDLETHEMIQISGPENSYPEYTVDYSLGYPMPNVNRNNKAFYLDSYPGDNYIYLLYFGEPGRKLGELGYNSKLFIMSYQGIIEKVYQFKQPIISMAIDEENDRMFGLSYEADPDVYLFNFK
- a CDS encoding nucleoside-diphosphate kinase translates to MATNRTFTMIKPDAFAAGNSGAILKMIEEAGFKIVAMKATQLTPALAGKFYEVHAERPFYADLCAYMSSGPIIAAILEKENAVEDFRKLIGATNPADAAEGTIRKIFAKSIEANAVHGSDSDENAAIEGAFYFSQTERIG